Proteins found in one Sphaeramia orbicularis chromosome 8, fSphaOr1.1, whole genome shotgun sequence genomic segment:
- the LOC115423662 gene encoding uncharacterized protein LOC115423662, whose translation MADVRGVLQLCDPVLLNLHMDSDQLDSAESARMVVYLMDSRRVQKVLFRQLFVLDSMMSLLEGLESAQQLVMLQCPPHPGGGARGRWKSLKVQNRSGLEETEALLRIQLDQVDQIQTRRQTLTQLIDQLNQQRRQCDHLGESLQKAQNALQSCDHQLAQIRAELEAVSNQLINWQRIRDELQRCVSAAQDVMHINLLSFDQSQLCVALRPRPSSHLSTNQLEPLKLSVTWSHDDRFHLEVGGELSGLVEGCSTGGRGQLSAALLNVLSRYMGQVDLLTEIQTLRSSFAIDWRASQRLLVYLKSASLVYHLEVGEGYPRSGRVRLRSVRRDGLALDSSGLQPGRPDASLTEWLVLLSASSDGLD comes from the exons ATGGCGGACGTTCGAGG TGTACTCCAGCTCTGTGACCCGGTTCTCCTGAACCTCCATATGGACTCGGATCAGCTGGACTCTGCTGAATCGGCCCGGATGGTGGTCTACCTCATG GACAGTCGCCGGGTCCAGAAGGTTCTGTTCCGTCAGCTGTTCGTTCTGGACTCCATGATGTCTTTACTGGAGGGTCTGGAATCTGCCCAGCAACTGGTGATGTTGCAAtgccccccccatccag GGGGTGGGGCCCGAGGCCGATGGAAGTCTCTGAAGGTCCAGAACCGATCGGGTCTGGAGGAGACCGAGGCTCTGCTGAGGATTCAACTGGACCAAGTGGACCAGATCCAGACCAGGAGGCAGACCCTGACCCAGCTCATAGACCAGCTGAACCAGCAG AGGAGGCAGTGTGATCACCTGGGGGAGTCTCTGCAAAAGGCCCAGAATGCATTGCAGTCATGTGATCATCAGCTGGCCCAGATAAGGGCAGAGTTGGAGGCGGTGTCGAATCAGCTGATCAACTGGCAGCGAATCAGAGACGA GTTGCAGCGCTGTGTGTCTGCTGCTCAGGACGTCATGCATATCAACCTGCTCTCCTTCGACCAATCACAGCTGTGTGTGGCGCTCAGGCCACGCCCCTCCTCTCACCTGTCCACCAATCAGCTGGAGCCTCTGAAGCTGTCAGTCACCTGGAGTCATGACGACCGCTTCCATCTGGAG GTCGGAGGTGAGCTGTCCGGTCTGGTGGAGGGCTGTTCTACAGGTGGGCGTGGTCAGCTGAGCGCCGCCCTGCTGAACGTCCTGAGCAGGTACATGGGCCAGGTGGACCTGCTGACTGAGATCCAGACCCTCAGATCCAG TTTTGCCATCGACTGGCGTGCGTCCCAGCGGCTGCTGGTCTACCTGAAGTCTGCGTCTCTGGTTTATCACCTGGAGGTGGGAGAGGGGTATCCCAGGTCCGGAAGAGTCCGACTCAGGTCTGTACGGCGGGACGGACTCGCCCTGGACTCATCTGgactacag CCTGGTCGACCTGATGCATCTTTGACTGAGTGGTTGGTTTTACTCAGTGCCTCATCTGATGGACTGGACtaa